The genomic stretch TTTGCCAGCGACAATAATTCCGGCGCACATCCGGCCATCATGGAGGCCGTGGTCAACTGCAACGTGGGACACCTCAAGTCCTACGGTGAAGACGAAATCTCCATCCGCACCGACAGAGTGTTCGAGGAGTTCTTCGGATCCCAGGCGCGCATCCACTATGTGACCACCGGTACCGCGGCCAACGTGCTTGGCATCCGGGCTGTCACCCACACCTACAACTCCGTCATCTGCGCGGAGCAGGCCCATATCAATAATGATGAATGCGGCGCGCCCGAGGCGTTTGGCGGCATCAAGCTGGTGCCCGTTCCTTCCAAAGACGGTAAGCTGACCCCTGGCTCCATTGCCCCGTATCTCGGCCATGTGGGATTCGTGCACGCGTCCCAGCCCAAGGTCATCTCCATCACCCAGCCCACGGAAGTCGGCAAGCTCTATACGCTCAAAGAGATCGAGGAACTGGTCGAATTTGCCCATGACCGCGATCTGCTCGTCCATTTGGATGGTGCGCGTATCGCCAATGCCTGCGCTGCCCTTGATTGCTCGTTTTTTGATATGACCACTGCGCTCGGCGTTGACCTGATCTCGTTCGGCGGCACCAAGAACGGCTGCCTCATGGGCGAGGCCGTGGTGTTCCTGAACCCCGACATCGGCGAAGGGTTCGTCTACCTGCGCAAGCAGGCCATGCAGTTGGTTTCGAAGATGCGCTTTGTCTCTGCCCAGCTCAACCGCTACCTTGCCGATGACCTGTGGCTGACCAACGCACGTCAGGCCAATGCCATGGCACAGCGTCTGGCTGAAAAGGCCGGAGCCATCGAAGGCGTCACCATCAAAGGGACCGTGGATTGCAACGCGATTTTCGCGCACATCCCACCCGAGGCCACGGAGATTCTGCTGGAGAAGTACTACTTTTATGTATGGGACGAGCACGACCACACGGTCCGCTGGATGACCTCCTGGGCCACCACCGAAGAGATGGTCGACGAGTTTGTTGCCGACATCGAAAAAGCTGTGGCTGCGGTTCGGTAATATGCAAAGAGTACGCGTCTATTTTGGCGCTGAAGTGCTTTCTGGCAGCATCGATTAGCCGGAGGAGCTCTCAAGGTTTTGACGGGGATTTGCTGATTCAGTTCATCTTTTTCAATACCATGCCTTTAGTCAGTTTTGCCATCTAGGTATATGAAATCCACCCTGATATGCATGAAGTATATCAGGGTGGCATTTTTTATCCTTGGCATGAATCTGTGGCTTTTATCTATTGAAGTGGAGCCTGTCGTTTCTTTGTCATGAAAGAAAGATAGGTGATTGCGTAGACCCCATGGAAAATCAGTGTCAACAAATAGCCTGTTTGCCAATAACCGAACAAGACAATCAGAAACGTAAACAAGATCGACCAGAGAAAAACAAGATGAGGCAAAAATTTGAGAACTTTT from Pseudodesulfovibrio profundus encodes the following:
- a CDS encoding threonine aldolase family protein is translated as MSDLKSFASDNNSGAHPAIMEAVVNCNVGHLKSYGEDEISIRTDRVFEEFFGSQARIHYVTTGTAANVLGIRAVTHTYNSVICAEQAHINNDECGAPEAFGGIKLVPVPSKDGKLTPGSIAPYLGHVGFVHASQPKVISITQPTEVGKLYTLKEIEELVEFAHDRDLLVHLDGARIANACAALDCSFFDMTTALGVDLISFGGTKNGCLMGEAVVFLNPDIGEGFVYLRKQAMQLVSKMRFVSAQLNRYLADDLWLTNARQANAMAQRLAEKAGAIEGVTIKGTVDCNAIFAHIPPEATEILLEKYYFYVWDEHDHTVRWMTSWATTEEMVDEFVADIEKAVAAVR